TGCCATTTgaattttactttcatttttatgctcttttctttcatttaatttcgtgCAGCATAGCAAATTTTGTCAATCCGGCATTCACTGAACGCTttggtatttctttttaagatgTTGTACAAAAGAGAAGCGATCCTTCCGACGATTTGCAAATATCGAATAGCCTTTTAACGTTGTCCTATTTgtcatgaataaataaatccttGCATGGTATATTCGACAGCATACGTgacaaatttgtaaatataaaatagttgCGTGAAACGTATTGTTCGATCCTTTCGATCTTCCCCTAGTTACGTCTTCGCGCATGTAAGTCGTTACCGTAGTATGACCGTACTATAGAAATTATAGATTTGCATAAAAAGTCCAagtatatttcgtttgatccCTAAGAAGTTCGTTATCAATTTGTTGTCAAGTAATAACACATTATAAATGATAGATTTGtgttttaaaaagtatatcaaGCCGTTACGTTAGTGGTAGCTAGATAGAAACCATCGAAGTTAGGATATACGTGGCGGAATCAGCTTATTCACCACAGTTTTGACATTTGATGATTCCCAAGCCGAAGATGAAGAGAACAGCTTGCCACACTTGGACAGCTTCCAAAGCAAGCTTCCACCTGGAATTCTTCCACATGGTTTGCCGCAGGTTAAAGAGGTTCAGCCTGCTGTTACACAGGTAGaacaagaaaaggagaaagaaaaacccaAGAAAGAAGGTACGTTCAGGTTGtacttttttcaattcattttgccaaaatatgaatgaatgataCTCGTCCTATATCTTCTTTATGTGATGAACACAAACTTTAAAACAGTTCGCGAGTTCAGCGAGGAAGAAAAGCAGATGATCATACTCTCGGAGGACTTTCAACGATTTCTTGATCGTACTAGTAGGATTGTGGAGAGAGCATTGGGTGAATCGATCGACATTTATACCGATTATACCGGCACAATGGATGGCGAGGATGGATTGTAAGGAAGTAGATGATAATTTTCTTAGCTCACtcaaactctttctctccctcccccctcctctcctataatatatatatatatatatatatatatatatatatatatatatatatatatatatatatatatatatatattatcaattgaaaattttcataggGACGAAAAGAGCCATCAACAATTATGGTTGAATCGTTCCTTCTTCTGCGAACGATGGTCGCGTAATCGTTGCGTCACTTCAATGGATTGGTCCCCACAGTTTCCAGAACTTCTTGCGGCCTCATACAACAACAATGACGATACCCCGAATGATCCCGACGGTGTATGTTTGGTTTGGAACACGAAATTTAAGAAATCCACTCCAGAATTTATCTTCCATTGTCAATCACCGGTAATGTCGACCACTTTTGCGAAATTTCATCCAAATTTGATTTTGGGTGGTACTTATTCCGGTCAAATAGTACTCTGGGATAATCGCGTACAGAAGAGAACGCCAGTACAAAGAACGCCTTTGTCAGCTAGCGCTCATACCGTAAGttattctatcttttattattcaatcaaATTTAAGATATATAGGAACAatcaagataattataaagtgGTTATCGATCGAAAACGATACGTTTGTCCTTGATTATGTTCCGTTACAGATAATATAGAATCCCGTTACGTGTTCCCATTGTGGAAAGATATTGCAATTGCTCATCCTatgattttgtattattacaaTTCGTATTTCTGTTCatatctattcttttatatttctcaattACAAGAGCAATCATCGATTTTTTCCAGCATCCTGTGTATTGCTTAACTGTTGTTGGAACGCAAAACGCACATAATTTGATCAGCATTTCGACGGATGGTAAACTATGTTCTTGGAGTTTAGACATGTTGTCTCAACCACAGGAAACGTTGATCCTATACTTGAAACAGTCTAAGACAATAGCGGCTACTTGTTTGGCTTTTCCTCATGGTGATGtgaataattttgttgttGGTAGCGAAGATGGAACCGTATATGGCGGTAAATTTTCCATACTTTTCAATTCTATGTTTAAACAGTGAATTCTTCTGAATAAAGTTAAAggtatttttgttttcgttttttttttctccttttatacAGACTGTCGACATGGCACAAAAGCTGGTGTAGTTGAGATGTTTGAAGGTCATCAGGGACCGGTGACTGGTATCAGTACACATGCCGTTCAAGGTGGAATTGACTTCTCTCATCTATTCTTAACATCCTCTATCGATTGGACCATCAAACTGTGGAGtcttaaagaaatgaaacctctttattctttcgagCATAACGGAGATTATGTGTACGATGTTGCATGGTCACCAACTCATCCTGCATTATTTGCAGCTGTTGATGATTCAGGTAGATTAGATCTTTGGAATTTAAATCAGGACACTGAAGTACCCGCTGCTAGTGTCATCGTCGACGGAAATCCCGCATTGAATAGAGTTTCTTGGACACCGAGTGGTTTACACGTCACGGTCGGAGATGACACTGGTAAAATTTGGGTTTACGATGTTGCAGAGGTAAgagttaaattttatatataatttcgataaaatcaatgcgttcataattaattactattactatatttaCTGTAATACTACTTACTATATTTGATCACAGCATTTGGCATATCCGAGAAGCGATGAATGGAATAAGTTCTTGTATACACAACAAGATTTGAAGAATAACAAAGCGGACGAGGAGTTAGACAGGCTCAATCTTAGTTCCGGACCTTCTTCATTAACATCTTTAACCTCTATTTCATCGTGTCCGCTTAGATAAAGATTTTGTGCTACTTAGAGAATCATGATTATAAGATATGGGTTTAGCTTACCTTAAAGCCAAGATAATATAGAATACTTATTAAAACGCaggtataaaattttatcaaggatatacatattgttaaaaaaacaaatgatacTCATTACGCTAttgttcttataaaaaaaaatttctttacaaaaGTCGTTCTCCGCAACGATGCGATCTTGTACActaaaacataatttttacgaatatatctattcatttatttaactaaattgaattaattcaattataacTAAAGttaaatgatttcattttaataataagtgTTCATATCATTGCTATAGCTTTAAGATTGGTCTTTGTTCACAGAATATAGTGCAAGAAAATGCAATTTTAACATTTGTTTCTgaatttttgttcatttattttatttgcttttcaaTGTTATATTAGATTATAACAGGATAATTTTCCAAGGATACCTCGATTACTTAGTTAAATCTAATTCCTTTTTCTAAGGCATATGTAATTTATCCTTATAGTAaccttatttatataatttctttttgcatagatttttcatacttttatcTGCTTTATCATACCCATGTTAcatctttcttatattttctcttatataatattaatttatatgtataaattttgtaCATTGCTCGAAGATGCAAAATACAAGGTTAAGACGTTAGCCACATAAATGCTCCACAATTAGATTTATGTTTATTCTTTCAAATGGACTTTGTACTTATATTCGATAacttataatcaatattttttcaggATAATGGACTATATACTATCgcatcattttataattatttctttatattaaaaaaaatagcattaatagatattaatcaGGAACAGTGACATTATGCAGtgaattaatcaaatttactTGTAAATAAGACAAGATGTATGATTgatcatattttaaataagcgTTCAGTATTAAGGACGTCACatgaattctattatattgtataattgtaaaataatgtgTTTCATTAGCGGTTGtcaatatttttgaatttgcATATAATTTTGGAATTAAGTCATGGTTTAGAGCAACAAATGAATCTATGCGGTAATATATATAgcacaataaataattaagaacatcttcattttctaatatactaattcatttttatatcatgtTCATTGATTGCTTCATTTTACTGATAATCAAATGTATCTATCTTACTCGCATAGTATTTCTTAGACAGTGTCACAtatgtatgaaatataataactgtaataactttTGCGAATGTTTAtatgatcaattttatatttgcaatCCTTTAAAACGCCTTTATTTTCAGTGGCAGATTAACTATTGTCTCTTATTTGATAATAGTTAtcagtgaaataaaaataatttatgataagtgtatattattactatgaaACGATAGTCTCATGTATCACGTATTCGTATATATCGATGACGTAATAACGATTCATCATGTGGTGCATCTAAGAAATGACGTAAGTGGGGCACCATGAACGAATGAtcagatttaaataaaaatatggcGTTGGGCGGTGACATGTGTCGTTATTTGGATCAGTAGTTCTTTAATTGTATGATACAATGTTTCATTTActgaaatgttattataagaaa
This portion of the Vespa velutina chromosome 4, iVesVel2.1, whole genome shotgun sequence genome encodes:
- the LOC124948960 gene encoding cytoplasmic dynein 1 intermediate chain isoform X6 — protein: MMSDRKAELERKKAKLQAIREEKERRRREKEQKDVEEATVRAAGADKDHRKEIDAMLSSLGMAPVSDVLSSLSSMNSLTPEQSANATPDASLQPSSINSTQSTGRRKPRELTIVSVANTNIPPKEPVVYSKQTQTVQTTHTSHDGLSKSSSEYTIYSSCSTTTPTHSCSAGYFETDWWRPRKDEYNLNPGLEWEDEFTVLTFDDSQAEDEENSLPHLDSFQSKLPPGILPHGLPQVKEVQPAVTQVEQEKEKEKPKKEVREFSEEEKQMIILSEDFQRFLDRTSRIVERALGESIDIYTDYTGTMDGEDGLDEKSHQQLWLNRSFFCERWSRNRCVTSMDWSPQFPELLAASYNNNDDTPNDPDGVCLVWNTKFKKSTPEFIFHCQSPVMSTTFAKFHPNLILGGTYSGQIVLWDNRVQKRTPVQRTPLSASAHTHPVYCLTVVGTQNAHNLISISTDGKLCSWSLDMLSQPQETLILYLKQSKTIAATCLAFPHGDVNNFVVGSEDGTVYGDCRHGTKAGVVEMFEGHQGPVTGISTHAVQGGIDFSHLFLTSSIDWTIKLWSLKEMKPLYSFEHNGDYVYDVAWSPTHPALFAAVDDSGRLDLWNLNQDTEVPAASVIVDGNPALNRVSWTPSGLHVTVGDDTGKIWVYDVAEHLAYPRSDEWNKFLYTQQDLKNNKADEELDRLNLSSGPSSLTSLTSISSCPLR
- the LOC124948960 gene encoding cytoplasmic dynein 1 intermediate chain isoform X3 gives rise to the protein MMSDRKAELERKKAKLQAIREEKERRRREKEQKDVEEATVRAAGADKDHRKEIDAMLSSLGMAPVSDVLSSLSSMNSLTPEQSANATPDASLQPSSINSTQSTGRRKPRELTIVSVANTNIPPKEPVVYSKQTQTVQTTHTSHDGLSKSSSEYTIYSSCSTTTPTHSCSAGYFETDWWRPRKAHAFDYYDEYNLNPGLEWEDEFTVLTFDDSQAEDEENSLPHLDSFQSKLPPGILPHGLPQVKEVQPAVTQVEQEKEKEKPKKEVREFSEEEKQMIILSEDFQRFLDRTSRIVERALGESIDIYTDYTGTMDGEDGLDEKSHQQLWLNRSFFCERWSRNRCVTSMDWSPQFPELLAASYNNNDDTPNDPDGVCLVWNTKFKKSTPEFIFHCQSPVMSTTFAKFHPNLILGGTYSGQIVLWDNRVQKRTPVQRTPLSASAHTHPVYCLTVVGTQNAHNLISISTDGKLCSWSLDMLSQPQETLILYLKQSKTIAATCLAFPHGDVNNFVVGSEDGTVYGDCRHGTKAGVVEMFEGHQGPVTGISTHAVQGGIDFSHLFLTSSIDWTIKLWSLKEMKPLYSFEHNGDYVYDVAWSPTHPALFAAVDDSGRLDLWNLNQDTEVPAASVIVDGNPALNRVSWTPSGLHVTVGDDTGKIWVYDVAEHLAYPRSDEWNKFLYTQQDLKNNKADEELDRLNLSSGPSSLTSLTSISSCPLR
- the LOC124948960 gene encoding cytoplasmic dynein 1 intermediate chain isoform X1 yields the protein MMSDRKAELERKKAKLQAIREEKERRRREKEQKDVEEATVRAAGADKDHRKEIDAMLSSLGMAPVSDVLSSLSSMNSLTPEQSANATPDASLQPSSINSTQSTGRRKPRELTIVSVANTNIPPKEPVVYSKQTQTVQTTHTSHDGLSKSSSEYTIYSSCSTTTPTHSCSAGYFETDWWRPRKGGSAPNYLSHAFDYYDEYNLNPGLEWEDEFTVLTFDDSQAEDEENSLPHLDSFQSKLPPGILPHGLPQVKEVQPAVTQVEQEKEKEKPKKEVREFSEEEKQMIILSEDFQRFLDRTSRIVERALGESIDIYTDYTGTMDGEDGLDEKSHQQLWLNRSFFCERWSRNRCVTSMDWSPQFPELLAASYNNNDDTPNDPDGVCLVWNTKFKKSTPEFIFHCQSPVMSTTFAKFHPNLILGGTYSGQIVLWDNRVQKRTPVQRTPLSASAHTHPVYCLTVVGTQNAHNLISISTDGKLCSWSLDMLSQPQETLILYLKQSKTIAATCLAFPHGDVNNFVVGSEDGTVYGDCRHGTKAGVVEMFEGHQGPVTGISTHAVQGGIDFSHLFLTSSIDWTIKLWSLKEMKPLYSFEHNGDYVYDVAWSPTHPALFAAVDDSGRLDLWNLNQDTEVPAASVIVDGNPALNRVSWTPSGLHVTVGDDTGKIWVYDVAEHLAYPRSDEWNKFLYTQQDLKNNKADEELDRLNLSSGPSSLTSLTSISSCPLR
- the LOC124948960 gene encoding cytoplasmic dynein 1 intermediate chain isoform X8, yielding MMSDRKAELERKKAKLQAIREEKERRRREKEQKDVEEATVRAAGADKDHRKEIDAMLSSLGMAPVSDVLSSLSSMNSLTPEQSANATPDASLQPSSINSTQSTGRRKPRELTIVSVANTNIPPKEPVVYSKQTQTVQTTHTSHDGLSKSSSEYTIYSSCSTTTPTHSCSAGYFETDWWRPRKGGSAPNYLSHAFDYYVLTFDDSQAEDEENSLPHLDSFQSKLPPGILPHGLPQVKEVQPAVTQVEQEKEKEKPKKEVREFSEEEKQMIILSEDFQRFLDRTSRIVERALGESIDIYTDYTGTMDGEDGLDEKSHQQLWLNRSFFCERWSRNRCVTSMDWSPQFPELLAASYNNNDDTPNDPDGVCLVWNTKFKKSTPEFIFHCQSPVMSTTFAKFHPNLILGGTYSGQIVLWDNRVQKRTPVQRTPLSASAHTHPVYCLTVVGTQNAHNLISISTDGKLCSWSLDMLSQPQETLILYLKQSKTIAATCLAFPHGDVNNFVVGSEDGTVYGDCRHGTKAGVVEMFEGHQGPVTGISTHAVQGGIDFSHLFLTSSIDWTIKLWSLKEMKPLYSFEHNGDYVYDVAWSPTHPALFAAVDDSGRLDLWNLNQDTEVPAASVIVDGNPALNRVSWTPSGLHVTVGDDTGKIWVYDVAEHLAYPRSDEWNKFLYTQQDLKNNKADEELDRLNLSSGPSSLTSLTSISSCPLR
- the LOC124948960 gene encoding cytoplasmic dynein 1 intermediate chain isoform X2, whose translation is MMSDRKAELERKKAKLQAIREEKERRRREKEQKDVEEATVRAAGADKDHRKEIDAMLSSLGMAPVSDVLSSLSSMNSLTPEQSANATPDASLQPSSINSTQSTGRRKPRELTIVSVANTNIPPKEPVVYSKQTQTVQTTHTSHDGLSKSSSEYTIYSSCSTTTPTHSCSAGYFETDWWRPRKGGSAPNYLYEYNLNPGLEWEDEFTVLTFDDSQAEDEENSLPHLDSFQSKLPPGILPHGLPQVKEVQPAVTQVEQEKEKEKPKKEVREFSEEEKQMIILSEDFQRFLDRTSRIVERALGESIDIYTDYTGTMDGEDGLDEKSHQQLWLNRSFFCERWSRNRCVTSMDWSPQFPELLAASYNNNDDTPNDPDGVCLVWNTKFKKSTPEFIFHCQSPVMSTTFAKFHPNLILGGTYSGQIVLWDNRVQKRTPVQRTPLSASAHTHPVYCLTVVGTQNAHNLISISTDGKLCSWSLDMLSQPQETLILYLKQSKTIAATCLAFPHGDVNNFVVGSEDGTVYGDCRHGTKAGVVEMFEGHQGPVTGISTHAVQGGIDFSHLFLTSSIDWTIKLWSLKEMKPLYSFEHNGDYVYDVAWSPTHPALFAAVDDSGRLDLWNLNQDTEVPAASVIVDGNPALNRVSWTPSGLHVTVGDDTGKIWVYDVAEHLAYPRSDEWNKFLYTQQDLKNNKADEELDRLNLSSGPSSLTSLTSISSCPLR
- the LOC124948960 gene encoding cytoplasmic dynein 1 intermediate chain isoform X10 codes for the protein MMSDRKAELERKKAKLQAIREEKERRRREKEQKDVEEATVRAAGADKDHRKEIDAMLSSLGMAPVSDVLSSLSSMNSLTPEQSANATPDASLQPSSINSTQSTGRRKPRELTIVSVANTNIPPKEPVVYSKQTQTVQTTHTSHDGLSKSSSEYTIYSSCSTTTPTHSCSAGYFETDWWRPRKGGSAPNYLFLTFDDSQAEDEENSLPHLDSFQSKLPPGILPHGLPQVKEVQPAVTQVEQEKEKEKPKKEVREFSEEEKQMIILSEDFQRFLDRTSRIVERALGESIDIYTDYTGTMDGEDGLDEKSHQQLWLNRSFFCERWSRNRCVTSMDWSPQFPELLAASYNNNDDTPNDPDGVCLVWNTKFKKSTPEFIFHCQSPVMSTTFAKFHPNLILGGTYSGQIVLWDNRVQKRTPVQRTPLSASAHTHPVYCLTVVGTQNAHNLISISTDGKLCSWSLDMLSQPQETLILYLKQSKTIAATCLAFPHGDVNNFVVGSEDGTVYGDCRHGTKAGVVEMFEGHQGPVTGISTHAVQGGIDFSHLFLTSSIDWTIKLWSLKEMKPLYSFEHNGDYVYDVAWSPTHPALFAAVDDSGRLDLWNLNQDTEVPAASVIVDGNPALNRVSWTPSGLHVTVGDDTGKIWVYDVAEHLAYPRSDEWNKFLYTQQDLKNNKADEELDRLNLSSGPSSLTSLTSISSCPLR
- the LOC124948960 gene encoding cytoplasmic dynein 1 intermediate chain isoform X23; protein product: MMSDRKAELERKKAKLQAIREEKERRRREKEQKDVEEATVRAAGADKDHRKEIDAMLSSLGMAPVSDVLSSLSSMNSLTPEQSANATPDASLQPSSINSTQSTGRRKPRELTIVSVANTNIPPKEPVVYSKQTQTVQTTHTSHDGYFETDWWRPRKGGSAPNYLSHAFDYYVLTFDDSQAEDEENSLPHLDSFQSKLPPGILPHGLPQVKEVQPAVTQVEQEKEKEKPKKEVREFSEEEKQMIILSEDFQRFLDRTSRIVERALGESIDIYTDYTGTMDGEDGLDEKSHQQLWLNRSFFCERWSRNRCVTSMDWSPQFPELLAASYNNNDDTPNDPDGVCLVWNTKFKKSTPEFIFHCQSPVMSTTFAKFHPNLILGGTYSGQIVLWDNRVQKRTPVQRTPLSASAHTHPVYCLTVVGTQNAHNLISISTDGKLCSWSLDMLSQPQETLILYLKQSKTIAATCLAFPHGDVNNFVVGSEDGTVYGDCRHGTKAGVVEMFEGHQGPVTGISTHAVQGGIDFSHLFLTSSIDWTIKLWSLKEMKPLYSFEHNGDYVYDVAWSPTHPALFAAVDDSGRLDLWNLNQDTEVPAASVIVDGNPALNRVSWTPSGLHVTVGDDTGKIWVYDVAEHLAYPRSDEWNKFLYTQQDLKNNKADEELDRLNLSSGPSSLTSLTSISSCPLR
- the LOC124948960 gene encoding cytoplasmic dynein 1 intermediate chain isoform X26, which translates into the protein MMSDRKAELERKKAKLQAIREEKERRRREKEQKDVEEATVRAAGADKDHRKEIDAMLSSLGMAPVSDVLSSLSSMNSLTPEQSANATPDASLQPSSINSTQSTGRRKPRELTIVSVANTNIPPKEPVVYSKQTQTVQTTHTSHDGYFETDWWRPRKGGSAPNYLFLTFDDSQAEDEENSLPHLDSFQSKLPPGILPHGLPQVKEVQPAVTQVEQEKEKEKPKKEVREFSEEEKQMIILSEDFQRFLDRTSRIVERALGESIDIYTDYTGTMDGEDGLDEKSHQQLWLNRSFFCERWSRNRCVTSMDWSPQFPELLAASYNNNDDTPNDPDGVCLVWNTKFKKSTPEFIFHCQSPVMSTTFAKFHPNLILGGTYSGQIVLWDNRVQKRTPVQRTPLSASAHTHPVYCLTVVGTQNAHNLISISTDGKLCSWSLDMLSQPQETLILYLKQSKTIAATCLAFPHGDVNNFVVGSEDGTVYGDCRHGTKAGVVEMFEGHQGPVTGISTHAVQGGIDFSHLFLTSSIDWTIKLWSLKEMKPLYSFEHNGDYVYDVAWSPTHPALFAAVDDSGRLDLWNLNQDTEVPAASVIVDGNPALNRVSWTPSGLHVTVGDDTGKIWVYDVAEHLAYPRSDEWNKFLYTQQDLKNNKADEELDRLNLSSGPSSLTSLTSISSCPLR
- the LOC124948960 gene encoding cytoplasmic dynein 1 intermediate chain isoform X27, which produces MMSDRKAELERKKAKLQAIREEKERRRREKEQKDVEEATVRAAGADKDHRKEIDAMLSSLGMAPVSDVLSSLSSMNSLTPEQSANATPDASLQPSSINSTQSTGRRKPRELTIVSVANTNIPPKEPVVYSKQTQTVQTTHTSHDGYFETDWWRPRKAHAFDYYVLTFDDSQAEDEENSLPHLDSFQSKLPPGILPHGLPQVKEVQPAVTQVEQEKEKEKPKKEVREFSEEEKQMIILSEDFQRFLDRTSRIVERALGESIDIYTDYTGTMDGEDGLDEKSHQQLWLNRSFFCERWSRNRCVTSMDWSPQFPELLAASYNNNDDTPNDPDGVCLVWNTKFKKSTPEFIFHCQSPVMSTTFAKFHPNLILGGTYSGQIVLWDNRVQKRTPVQRTPLSASAHTHPVYCLTVVGTQNAHNLISISTDGKLCSWSLDMLSQPQETLILYLKQSKTIAATCLAFPHGDVNNFVVGSEDGTVYGDCRHGTKAGVVEMFEGHQGPVTGISTHAVQGGIDFSHLFLTSSIDWTIKLWSLKEMKPLYSFEHNGDYVYDVAWSPTHPALFAAVDDSGRLDLWNLNQDTEVPAASVIVDGNPALNRVSWTPSGLHVTVGDDTGKIWVYDVAEHLAYPRSDEWNKFLYTQQDLKNNKADEELDRLNLSSGPSSLTSLTSISSCPLR
- the LOC124948960 gene encoding cytoplasmic dynein 1 intermediate chain isoform X17 gives rise to the protein MMSDRKAELERKKAKLQAIREEKERRRREKEQKDVEEATVRAAGADKDHRKEIDAMLSSLGMAPVSDVLSSLSSMNSLTPEQSANATPDASLQPSSINSTQSTGRRKPRELTIVSVANTNIPPKEPVVYSKQTQTVQTTHTSHDGYFETDWWRPRKGGSAPNYLYEYNLNPGLEWEDEFTVLTFDDSQAEDEENSLPHLDSFQSKLPPGILPHGLPQVKEVQPAVTQVEQEKEKEKPKKEVREFSEEEKQMIILSEDFQRFLDRTSRIVERALGESIDIYTDYTGTMDGEDGLDEKSHQQLWLNRSFFCERWSRNRCVTSMDWSPQFPELLAASYNNNDDTPNDPDGVCLVWNTKFKKSTPEFIFHCQSPVMSTTFAKFHPNLILGGTYSGQIVLWDNRVQKRTPVQRTPLSASAHTHPVYCLTVVGTQNAHNLISISTDGKLCSWSLDMLSQPQETLILYLKQSKTIAATCLAFPHGDVNNFVVGSEDGTVYGDCRHGTKAGVVEMFEGHQGPVTGISTHAVQGGIDFSHLFLTSSIDWTIKLWSLKEMKPLYSFEHNGDYVYDVAWSPTHPALFAAVDDSGRLDLWNLNQDTEVPAASVIVDGNPALNRVSWTPSGLHVTVGDDTGKIWVYDVAEHLAYPRSDEWNKFLYTQQDLKNNKADEELDRLNLSSGPSSLTSLTSISSCPLR
- the LOC124948960 gene encoding cytoplasmic dynein 1 intermediate chain isoform X18; translated protein: MMSDRKAELERKKAKLQAIREEKERRRREKEQKDVEEATVRAAGADKDHRKEIDAMLSSLGMAPVSDVLSSLSSMNSLTPEQSANATPDASLQPSSINSTQSTGRRKPRELTIVSVANTNIPPKEPVVYSKQTQTVQTTHTSHDGYFETDWWRPRKAHAFDYYDEYNLNPGLEWEDEFTVLTFDDSQAEDEENSLPHLDSFQSKLPPGILPHGLPQVKEVQPAVTQVEQEKEKEKPKKEVREFSEEEKQMIILSEDFQRFLDRTSRIVERALGESIDIYTDYTGTMDGEDGLDEKSHQQLWLNRSFFCERWSRNRCVTSMDWSPQFPELLAASYNNNDDTPNDPDGVCLVWNTKFKKSTPEFIFHCQSPVMSTTFAKFHPNLILGGTYSGQIVLWDNRVQKRTPVQRTPLSASAHTHPVYCLTVVGTQNAHNLISISTDGKLCSWSLDMLSQPQETLILYLKQSKTIAATCLAFPHGDVNNFVVGSEDGTVYGDCRHGTKAGVVEMFEGHQGPVTGISTHAVQGGIDFSHLFLTSSIDWTIKLWSLKEMKPLYSFEHNGDYVYDVAWSPTHPALFAAVDDSGRLDLWNLNQDTEVPAASVIVDGNPALNRVSWTPSGLHVTVGDDTGKIWVYDVAEHLAYPRSDEWNKFLYTQQDLKNNKADEELDRLNLSSGPSSLTSLTSISSCPLR
- the LOC124948960 gene encoding cytoplasmic dynein 1 intermediate chain isoform X11, whose amino-acid sequence is MMSDRKAELERKKAKLQAIREEKERRRREKEQKDVEEATVRAAGADKDHRKEIDAMLSSLGMAPVSDVLSSLSSMNSLTPEQSANATPDASLQPSSINSTQSTGRRKPRELTIVSVANTNIPPKEPVVYSKQTQTVQTTHTSHDGLSKSSSEYTIYSSCSTTTPTHSCSAGYFETDWWRPRKAHAFDYYVLTFDDSQAEDEENSLPHLDSFQSKLPPGILPHGLPQVKEVQPAVTQVEQEKEKEKPKKEVREFSEEEKQMIILSEDFQRFLDRTSRIVERALGESIDIYTDYTGTMDGEDGLDEKSHQQLWLNRSFFCERWSRNRCVTSMDWSPQFPELLAASYNNNDDTPNDPDGVCLVWNTKFKKSTPEFIFHCQSPVMSTTFAKFHPNLILGGTYSGQIVLWDNRVQKRTPVQRTPLSASAHTHPVYCLTVVGTQNAHNLISISTDGKLCSWSLDMLSQPQETLILYLKQSKTIAATCLAFPHGDVNNFVVGSEDGTVYGDCRHGTKAGVVEMFEGHQGPVTGISTHAVQGGIDFSHLFLTSSIDWTIKLWSLKEMKPLYSFEHNGDYVYDVAWSPTHPALFAAVDDSGRLDLWNLNQDTEVPAASVIVDGNPALNRVSWTPSGLHVTVGDDTGKIWVYDVAEHLAYPRSDEWNKFLYTQQDLKNNKADEELDRLNLSSGPSSLTSLTSISSCPLR
- the LOC124948960 gene encoding cytoplasmic dynein 1 intermediate chain isoform X14 — protein: MMSDRKAELERKKAKLQAIREEKERRRREKEQKDVEEATVRAAGADKDHRKEIDAMLSSLGMAPVSDVLSSLSSMNSLTPEQSANATPDASLQPSSINSTQSTGRRKPRELTIVSVANTNIPPKEPVVYSKQTQTVQTTHTSHDGLSKSSSEYTIYSSCSTTTPTHSCSAGYFETDWWRPRKVLTFDDSQAEDEENSLPHLDSFQSKLPPGILPHGLPQVKEVQPAVTQVEQEKEKEKPKKEVREFSEEEKQMIILSEDFQRFLDRTSRIVERALGESIDIYTDYTGTMDGEDGLDEKSHQQLWLNRSFFCERWSRNRCVTSMDWSPQFPELLAASYNNNDDTPNDPDGVCLVWNTKFKKSTPEFIFHCQSPVMSTTFAKFHPNLILGGTYSGQIVLWDNRVQKRTPVQRTPLSASAHTHPVYCLTVVGTQNAHNLISISTDGKLCSWSLDMLSQPQETLILYLKQSKTIAATCLAFPHGDVNNFVVGSEDGTVYGDCRHGTKAGVVEMFEGHQGPVTGISTHAVQGGIDFSHLFLTSSIDWTIKLWSLKEMKPLYSFEHNGDYVYDVAWSPTHPALFAAVDDSGRLDLWNLNQDTEVPAASVIVDGNPALNRVSWTPSGLHVTVGDDTGKIWVYDVAEHLAYPRSDEWNKFLYTQQDLKNNKADEELDRLNLSSGPSSLTSLTSISSCPLR